In one window of Leptospira sp. GIMC2001 DNA:
- a CDS encoding protoporphyrinogen/coproporphyrinogen oxidase: protein MTTRISNKVIIIGGGISGLAAAYGAIQDGKKPIICEASYRLGGMIQTIQTDFGLVERAANGLLLSKPLERMFSKIGLSPIPHLKDSKKRFFWYKDKVSQLPLSFLDIGRFLFGAIFLNCQPTEREDMKDWSSRIFGSNFTNQFLEPAIGGVYASPLNLMDPNCAFPEILKSSNRSLLNRLFRIRWNRKINYKPQYVGSVSFEGGMQSLIDHLALYIHKHGEIRFGQSKLNLTNLRKEFPQTEIIISLPIQSLYHILQSDPWSKVFLDEYKVTKVPTTSIATVTRFSKDRLLKKKGFGILFPRNSNILANGVLFNDHIFPNRTIDPSIHSETWIYSGDAIREFTTHQINDLVEKDRKCIHNSNFPALGSFCQKWENALPVYGKELIKLNSCLNNIELETKRAKRPIRFIGNYRSGIGLRSIIDLALK from the coding sequence ATGACTACTCGAATTTCAAATAAAGTTATAATTATTGGCGGTGGTATTAGCGGTCTGGCAGCTGCTTATGGTGCCATTCAAGATGGCAAAAAACCAATCATCTGCGAAGCGAGTTATCGACTAGGCGGGATGATCCAGACAATACAAACAGATTTTGGTTTGGTTGAGAGAGCAGCTAACGGATTGCTTTTATCTAAACCATTGGAAAGAATGTTTAGTAAAATTGGCTTATCTCCAATTCCGCATCTCAAAGATTCTAAGAAAAGATTCTTCTGGTACAAGGACAAAGTATCTCAGTTACCTCTAAGTTTTCTAGATATCGGTCGATTTCTATTTGGTGCAATTTTTTTGAATTGTCAACCAACTGAACGAGAGGATATGAAAGATTGGAGTTCCAGAATTTTTGGTTCAAACTTTACCAATCAATTCCTTGAGCCAGCAATCGGCGGAGTATATGCATCACCTCTCAATTTGATGGATCCAAATTGTGCATTCCCTGAAATATTAAAATCATCTAATCGAAGTTTATTGAATAGATTATTTAGAATACGATGGAATAGGAAAATAAATTATAAACCACAATATGTGGGTTCGGTTTCATTCGAAGGAGGCATGCAATCCTTAATAGATCATTTAGCGTTATACATTCACAAACATGGAGAAATTCGATTTGGACAGTCCAAATTAAATTTAACTAATCTACGCAAAGAATTTCCTCAGACAGAAATCATTATCAGCTTACCTATTCAATCTTTATATCACATTCTCCAGTCAGATCCCTGGTCAAAAGTTTTTCTTGATGAATATAAAGTGACGAAAGTTCCTACAACGTCGATAGCTACTGTCACTCGATTTTCTAAAGATAGACTACTGAAGAAAAAGGGATTTGGAATTTTATTTCCAAGAAATTCTAACATATTAGCAAATGGTGTTTTATTCAATGATCACATTTTTCCAAATAGAACAATTGATCCGTCAATCCATTCTGAGACTTGGATTTATTCGGGCGATGCAATTCGTGAATTCACAACACACCAAATAAATGATCTTGTAGAAAAAGATAGAAAATGTATTCACAATTCGAATTTTCCTGCACTAGGTTCCTTTTGTCAAAAATGGGAGAATGCCCTACCGGTTTATGGAAAAGAATTGATTAAACTAAATTCATGTTTAAATAACATTGAATTGGAGACTAAACGAGCAAAACGCCCAATTCGATTCATTGGAAACTATAGATCAGGAATTGGGCTGAGAAGTATAATTGATCTTGCTTTGAAATAA
- the hemN gene encoding oxygen-independent coproporphyrinogen III oxidase: MTSSVLLQKYDIPAPRYTSYPTVPYWTDSPTSEEWINSLERTLSKSDTKLSIYIHIPFCETLCTFCGCNTSITKNHSVEDPYLSALFLEIDTYLEKLPKLKDTPIVELHLGGGSPTYLSESNLDLLVNKILQSFRITKNSDFSIEVDPRRTTKSQLEVLFRNGFRRISLGVQDFDSEVQRLINRNQSFDQTKKTTDEARLLGYNSINFDLIYGLPKQNLDTMRITLDKTLELRPDRIAFYSYAHVPWIKASQRLFTEADLPQAMEKRNLYEYGRSRLEDAGYKEIGMDHFALETDELWKSYQAGNLHRNFMGYTPQSTDILLGLGTSAISETPDCFHQNEKLEIKYRKIVHEKNIPTLRGHKLNVTDQFHRKLLLSLMTRWQLDVPNEMLQNIKLYLAEMEADGLVEWKANTLYITEMGKPFLRVVCTAFDERLRASKLKEEMFSRAI; this comes from the coding sequence ATGACTAGTTCTGTTCTATTACAAAAATACGATATCCCAGCTCCAAGATATACAAGTTATCCAACGGTTCCATATTGGACGGACAGTCCGACATCAGAAGAGTGGATCAATTCACTTGAACGAACTTTATCAAAATCTGACACAAAGCTTAGTATATATATTCATATTCCCTTCTGTGAGACACTCTGTACTTTCTGTGGATGCAATACTTCTATAACCAAAAATCATTCGGTTGAAGACCCATATCTTTCTGCTCTTTTCCTTGAAATTGATACTTATCTTGAGAAACTTCCAAAATTGAAAGACACTCCTATAGTCGAACTTCATTTAGGTGGAGGTTCCCCGACCTATCTTTCAGAATCTAACCTGGATCTATTAGTCAACAAAATATTGCAAAGTTTTAGAATTACAAAAAATTCTGATTTCTCAATCGAAGTAGATCCAAGAAGAACTACAAAATCACAATTGGAAGTTTTGTTCCGAAATGGTTTTCGGAGGATCAGCCTAGGAGTTCAAGATTTTGATTCAGAAGTTCAAAGATTGATCAATAGAAACCAAAGTTTTGATCAAACAAAAAAGACCACAGATGAAGCAAGACTTCTTGGATATAACTCTATAAATTTTGATCTTATATATGGGTTACCCAAGCAAAACTTAGATACTATGAGAATCACTCTAGATAAAACATTAGAGCTCAGGCCAGATAGAATTGCTTTTTATTCTTATGCTCACGTTCCCTGGATCAAAGCATCGCAAAGACTTTTTACAGAAGCAGATCTCCCACAGGCAATGGAGAAAAGAAATTTATATGAGTACGGTCGCAGTCGCTTAGAAGATGCTGGATATAAAGAAATAGGGATGGATCATTTTGCTTTAGAAACAGATGAGTTGTGGAAATCCTATCAAGCCGGAAATCTTCATCGTAATTTTATGGGATATACTCCTCAGAGTACGGATATTTTGTTAGGTCTCGGAACGTCCGCAATTTCTGAGACTCCTGACTGTTTTCATCAAAACGAAAAATTAGAAATAAAATATAGAAAAATTGTTCATGAAAAAAATATCCCAACATTGCGTGGTCATAAACTCAATGTTACCGATCAATTTCATCGAAAACTACTACTGTCCTTGATGACAAGATGGCAATTGGATGTTCCAAATGAAATGCTTCAAAATATAAAATTATATCTTGCAGAGATGGAAGCTGATGGACTAGTGGAATGGAAAGCGAACACTTTGTACATCACGGAGATGGGAAAGCCTTTTCTTAGAGTGGTATGTACTGCTTTCGATGAGCGACTTCGTGCAAGTAAGCTAAAGGAAGAAATGTTTTCCAGAGCAATCTAA
- a CDS encoding esterase/lipase family protein, giving the protein MKERSHFHIPTRIQLPREILGIFDAAKLLFKLNKLRTIMPRGNGETVVVLPGYATDDLITTPLRSYISSLGYNSLGWGLGTNHGNVPYLLEKLTVMMRKIHSETGSKIKLIGWSLGGYLARETARDNQDIIEKVITIGAPLIGGPKYTSISNVFAQQFGIDINELEKEIDERYKVPLEIPVYSIYSKSDNIVGWNACIDNLSPNAINQEIRSTHIGLIANYESYKFIGQFLA; this is encoded by the coding sequence ATGAAAGAAAGATCCCATTTCCATATTCCGACTAGAATACAGTTACCTCGAGAGATACTCGGGATTTTCGATGCTGCAAAATTACTTTTCAAACTTAATAAATTAAGAACCATTATGCCACGGGGGAATGGTGAAACGGTCGTTGTTCTGCCGGGATACGCGACGGATGACCTTATCACTACGCCACTTCGTTCCTATATTTCTAGTCTAGGTTACAATAGTTTAGGATGGGGACTTGGTACCAATCATGGCAATGTTCCCTATCTACTTGAGAAACTAACAGTTATGATGAGAAAAATCCACTCCGAGACGGGATCCAAAATTAAATTAATTGGATGGAGTCTAGGAGGATATCTTGCTCGCGAAACCGCAAGAGACAATCAAGATATTATTGAGAAAGTGATAACGATTGGTGCACCATTAATCGGTGGCCCCAAATATACTTCTATCTCAAATGTTTTTGCGCAACAATTTGGAATTGATATCAATGAACTAGAAAAGGAAATCGATGAGAGATACAAAGTTCCATTGGAAATTCCAGTATATTCTATCTATTCTAAGAGTGACAACATTGTAGGCTGGAACGCATGTATTGATAATTTATCTCCCAATGCGATCAACCAAGAAATTCGATCAACTCATATAGGACTTATTGCAAACTATGAATCTTATAAATTTATAGGTCAATTTCTAGCATGA